DNA sequence from the Halobacterium sp. DL1 genome:
CGCGGGCGTCGGCCCGGAACTCGCCCACCTCGTGGATACTGGCCGCGTGACGCCGGTCAACGTCGACGACGACGCGGCGCTCGCGGCGTTCCACCGCCTCTCCCGCGAGGAGGGCATCATCCCCGCGCTCGAGTCCAGCCACGCGGTCGCGTACCTCGAGGAGTACGAAGGCGACGGCCCGGTCGTCGTCAACGTCTCCGGGCGCGGCGACAAGGACCTCGACACGGTCATCGAGGAGTCGACGGCCCGCGACCTGGACGCCGCGCCGACCATGGAGGTGTTCGAGGAGTGACCCGCAGCGACCTCCAGGCGGCCTTCGACGACGGCCCCGCGTTGATCTCCTACATCGCCGCGGGCGACCCGAGTGCGGCGGCCAGCAAGGCGTACGTCGAGGCGCTCGTCGAGGGCGGCAGCGACGTCATCGAGCTCGGCCTCCCGTTCTCCGAACCGGTCGCGGAGGGCCAGACCATCCAGCAGGCCATCAAGCGCGCGCTCGACGCGGGAATGACCCCTCAGTCCTACCTCGACCTCGTGGCCGACCTGGACGTCGACGTGCCGGTCGTCTGCATGACGTACTACAACCTCATCTACCAGTACGGCGACGAGCCCGGCCCCGAGGAGTTCGTCGCGGCCGCGGCCGAGGCGGGCATCTCGGGGTTCGTGGTGCCGGACCTCCCGGTCGACGAGTCCGGCCCGCTGTACGATGCCTGCCGCGAGCACGGGCTGGACCTGGTGTTCATCGTCGCGCCGACGACGACGCCCGAGCGACTCGACCGACTGCTCGACCGCACGACAGGATTCGTCTACGTACAGGGGCGCCTCGGCACGACGGGCGCCCGCGACGAGATGAGCGACGACACACCTGCCTCCCTCGAACGCCTGCGCGACGCGGCCCTCCCGAAGGCCGTCGGGTTCGGCATCTCCTCGGGCGAGCAGGCCCGCGAGATCGTCGCCAGCGGGGCCGACGGCGTCATCGTCGGGAGCGCGTACGTGGACATCGTAGCGGAGGGCGTAGAGAGCGACCGACCGACGGCCGAGGTGGCCGACCGCATCGCTGCGCTGGCCCGCGAACTGAAGGCGGGCGCCGTCGAAGCGGTGCCGGAACCGGAACGCAAATAGCGGACCGTTTGCTACTCACTACCAATGACAGCAGCAGGGAACACAGCGAGGCTAAATCGAATCGGTCGTGACGGGCGTTTCGTCACGATTCCGATGGACCACGGGCTCACACTCGGCGCGGTAGACGGGCTCGTCGACATCGAATCGACCATCGACGCAGTGACGGAGGGCGGCGCGGACGCCGTCCTCACGCAGAAGGGCATCGCGCCGCGCGTCCACCCCAACAAGAACGACGCGGGCTACATCGTCCACCTCAACGGGTCGACGACCATCGGCCCGGACGCCAACGACAAGCGCCTCACGGGCACCGTCGAGGAAGCCGTGCGCGCGGGCGCCGACGCTGTCTCTTTCCACATCAACGTCGGCAGCGAACACGAACCCGACCAGATCACGCAGCTCGCGGAGGTCTGCGACGACGCCGAACGACTCGGGATGCCCGTCCTCGCGATGGCGTACGCCCGCGGCCCGGGCGTCGACGAACACGACGCCGAGAACCTCGGCCACGCCGTCCGCCTCGCCGAGGAAGTGGGCGCGGACGTCGTGAAGACCGCCTACTCCGGCGACAGCGAGAGCTTCGAGCGCGTCGTCGAGTCGACCAGCAAACCCGTCATCATCGCGGGCGGCAGTCCGCAGGGCGACCGCGCGACGCTCCGCAACATCCGCGGTGCGATGGACGCGGGCGGCGCGGGCGTCTCGATGGGTCGCACCGTCTTCCAGCACGAGGACCCCGGCGCGATGGCATGCGCCGTCGCCGCCGTCGTCCACGACGACGCCACCCCCGAGGAGGCGCTCCGCGTCGCCGGCCTCCCGGTCGAAGCCTGAGTCTTCTCCCCGTCTTCTCAGAGTCGCCGGTCGAGGAAATTCGCGAGAAGCGCGAGCGGTGACTCCCCGTCGGCGTTCGCCCCGAAGTGGCCGCTCCCGGCGAGTTCGTGGTACTCGAAGTCCGCGTTCTCGCCCGCCTCGTAGCCGCAGTCCAGCAGCGCGTCACGGAAGTTGCGTGCCTGCGAGACGGGCACCCGTGGGTCGTTCTCGCCGCGTCTCGCAAGACCGGTCCCCTCCGGTACGTTGAAGGCCGCGTGCCGTCTCCTTCCGCCAATGACACGGTCCGTCTGGCTGAAGGCCGACGACGCGGTCGGCGACTGGGAGACCCGGAAGCGACGCATCACCGCCGGACTGGAGGCCGGCGTGGACTGGGTGCTCGTCGACGAGGAGGACGTCGAGAAGGTCCGCGAACTCGGCGCCGTGAACGTCGCGGCGTTCCGGACGGACGACGTGGACGTCATCGACGAGGCCGACCCGGACGAGGACGCGGAACCCGACGCGTGGGTCGTCGGGAAGGGCGGCGAGGGCGACGGCACCGTCGACCTCCCCGCGGACTTCTCGGGGAGCGCGGACCTCTCGGCCCTCCGGCGCGGGA
Encoded proteins:
- a CDS encoding tryptophan synthase susbunit alpha is translated as MTRSDLQAAFDDGPALISYIAAGDPSAAASKAYVEALVEGGSDVIELGLPFSEPVAEGQTIQQAIKRALDAGMTPQSYLDLVADLDVDVPVVCMTYYNLIYQYGDEPGPEEFVAAAAEAGISGFVVPDLPVDESGPLYDACREHGLDLVFIVAPTTTPERLDRLLDRTTGFVYVQGRLGTTGARDEMSDDTPASLERLRDAALPKAVGFGISSGEQAREIVASGADGVIVGSAYVDIVAEGVESDRPTAEVADRIAALARELKAGAVEAVPEPERK
- a CDS encoding fructose-bisphosphate aldolase (catalyzes the reversible formation of fructose 1,6-bisphosphate from glycerone phosphate and D-glyceraldehyde 3-phosphate), whose protein sequence is MTAAGNTARLNRIGRDGRFVTIPMDHGLTLGAVDGLVDIESTIDAVTEGGADAVLTQKGIAPRVHPNKNDAGYIVHLNGSTTIGPDANDKRLTGTVEEAVRAGADAVSFHINVGSEHEPDQITQLAEVCDDAERLGMPVLAMAYARGPGVDEHDAENLGHAVRLAEEVGADVVKTAYSGDSESFERVVESTSKPVIIAGGSPQGDRATLRNIRGAMDAGGAGVSMGRTVFQHEDPGAMACAVAAVVHDDATPEEALRVAGLPVEA